Proteins from one Gossypium raimondii isolate GPD5lz chromosome 8, ASM2569854v1, whole genome shotgun sequence genomic window:
- the LOC105790828 gene encoding caffeoylshikimate esterase, giving the protein MAFEYQEDHMRNSRGTLLFTCRWLPLISSPKALVFLCHGYGMECSGFMRECGTRLAAAGYAVFGIDYEGHGRSKGARCYIKKFGNIVNDCSNFFKTICAQEEYRDKSRFLYGESMGGAVALLLHKKDPSFWNGAVLVAPMCKISEKVKPHPVVVNILTKMEEIIPKWKIVPTKDVIDSAFKDPIKREVIRNNKLIYQDKPRLKTALEMLRTSISLEDGLNEVILPFFVLHGEADIVTDPEVSKALYEKASSKDKTIKLYPGMWHGLTSGEPDENIEIVFADITAWLDKRCNAVTFEQILRPSNQGFEKFDNVMVSMAATSSRTQSNGTYLCGLKRPRTQRRSAM; this is encoded by the exons ATGGCATTTGAATATCAGGAG GATCATATGAGGAATTCAAGAGGAACTTTGCTTTTTACTTGCAGATGGTTGCCTTTGATCTCTTCTCCGAAGGCTCTTGTTTTCCTTTGCCATG GGTATGGCATGGAGTGCAGTGGATTCATGAGAG AATGTGGAACCAGGCTAGCCGCAGCTGGATATGCTGTGTTTGGGATTGATTACGAAGGACATGGAAGGTCCAAGGGTGCTCGATGTTATATTAAGAAGTTTGGAAACATTGTTAATGACTGcagtaattttttcaaaactatCTGTG CTCAAGAAGAATACAGGGACAAGAGCAGATTCTTATATGGAGAATCAATGGGAGGTGCAGTGGCCTTATTGCTTCATAAAAAGGATCCTTCCTTTTGGAATGGTGCTGTTCTTGTTGCACCCATGTGTAAG ATATCAGAGAAAGTGAAGCCACATCCGGTGGTGGTGAATATATTGACTAAAATGGAAGAAATTATACCTAAATGGAAAATAGTACCCACAAAAGACGTTATTGATTCGGCATTCAAAGACCCTATTAAGCGGGAAGTG ATAAGGAACAACAAGTTGATATATCAAGACAAGCCTAGACTCAAAACAGCACTGGAAATGCTCCGAACCAGCATCAGCCttgaagatggtttaaatgaG GTGATACTGCCTTTCTTTGTGTTGCATGGGGAAGCAGATATAGTAACGGACCCTGAAGTGAGCAAGGCCTTGTATGAGAAAGCTAGCAGCAAGGACAAAACAATAAAACTGTATCCAGGGATGTGGCATGGTTTAACATCAGGAGAGCCTGATGAAAACATCGAGATTGTTTTTGCAGACATCACGGCTTGGCTTGACAAGCGGTGCAATGCCGTGACTTTTGAGCAGATTCTTCGTCCTTCGAACCAAGGGTTCGAGAAGTTTGATAACGTGATGGTATCGATGGCTGCGACAAGCAGTAGGACGCAATCCAATGGGACGTATTTGTGTGGATTGAAAAGACCTCGCACGCAACGTCGCTCTGCTATGTAG